Below is a window of Ruegeria sp. THAF33 DNA.
GCCGTGAAATTCGGAACGGTGTCGTTGATACGCAAACCCATGGGGCATCTCCTTCTCTGTGAAAAACCTGAATCGGTTGTTTGGAACCTAATCACTTTGTGTGCAGGTTAAACCGTCCATCACGCTTGGGGATACGGAATTCGTGGGCATTGCCAGAAAATAATTTGATCAAATTCACTATTGCTCAGCCTGTGCATGGGTGACAGAGTGTCCCCGAACAGCCGGTTTCAGGCAGACCTTCAGGAGGGCTCAGGATGATCGAAAAGCGGGATTTCTATATTAATGGTCAGTGGGTGGCACCATCGCAGCCCAATGACTTCGAGGTCATCAACCCGTCAACCGAAGACCCCTGCGCCGTGATCTCGCTTGGCGCCGAAGCCGACACGAATGCGGCCGTTGCCGCGGCCAAGGCCGCCCTGCCGGGCTGGATGGCCACGCCAGTGGAAACCCGCATCGCGCTGGTGGAAAAACTGGTCGAACTCTATGCAACCCGGGCAGAGGATCTGGCGCAGGCGATGTCGCTGGAAATGGGCGCCCCGATCGATCTGGCGCGCTCGGCGCAGGCGGGCGCCGGCATCTATCACCTGAAGAACTTCATCCGCGCCACCAGGTCGTTTGAATTTGAGCGCCCGCTGGGGGATCATGCGCCGAATGATCGCATCATTTACGAGGCGGTTGGCGTTGCCGCTTTGATCACGCCGTGGAACTGGCCGATGAACCAGATCACGCTCAAGGTTGGGGCTGCTGCGATTGCGGGCTGCACGATGGTGCTGAAACCGTCGGAACAAAGCCCGCTGAACGCGATGATCTTTGCCGAGATGATGGACGAGGCAGGCTTCCCGCCCGGTGTGTTCAATCTGGTCAACGGCGACGGCGCGGGGGTTGGTTCGCAACTTTCGGGCCATCCGGATGTGGACATGGTCAGCTTCACCGGCTCGACCCGCGCAGGCACCGCGATTTCCAAAAATGCGGCAGATACCCTCAAGAAAGTACATCTTGAGCTTGGAGGCAAAGGGGCCAACGTCATCTTTGAGGACGCGGACGAAAAAGCGGTCAAGCGTGGGGTGCTGCACATGATGCAAAACACCGGCCAGAGCTGCAACGCCCCCAGCCGGATGCTGGTGCAACGCCCGATCTATGACAAGGCTGTGGAAACCGCGGCCGAGGTTGCAAACATGGTCAAGGTTGGCCCTGCCTTAGAGGAAGGCCGCCATATCGGCCCGGTGGTGAATGAAGTTCAGTGGACCAAGATTCAGGACCTGATCCAGAAGGGCATCGATGAAGGGGCGCGGCTGGTCGCAGGCGGCGCCGGACGGCCAGAGGGCCTGAACAAGGGCTACTATGTCCGCCCCACGGTCTTTGCCGATGCAAACAACCAGATGACCATCGCCCGCGAAGAGATCTTTGGCCCGGTTCTGACTATGATCCCCTTCGACACCGAAGAAGAGGCTGTCGAAATCGCCAATGATACACCCTATGGCCTGACCAACTATGTTCAGACGCAGGACAGCGCGCGTGCCAATCGCATGGCGCGGGCGCTGCGGTCGGGCATGGTCGAAATGAACGGACAATCGCGCAGCGCGGGCTCACCGTTCGGCGGCATGAAGCAATCCGGCAACGGGCGTGAAGGCGGCGTCTTTGGGCTTGAGGACTTCCTCGAGATCAAAGCTGTCGGTGGTTGGGCGGCAGAGTAACTATACCTGCAAAGCAGACAGATCGGGCGGGGCAACGCGGTTGGCCCCGCCCACAACCCCCTATAGGGGCCGTACCACAAGCTGGGGTACGCCATCGGACGTGCGGCGCCGGGATTGACCGTCCCACCCAATCTCTCCGGTGACGCGCTGTCGAAATGCAGAAAAGCTGTCAAAGCGCACCACATCTACCGGCGCATCGAAATGCAGGGTCACTCGGCGACGCGCGCCATCGCCAAGAATGGTCATACCGCGAATTTCGGCCGTGAACGCCTGACCCAGATAGCGCCCTTCGACCCGATCACCCACGCGCAGATGCATCCGGTTTCCGGCCATTGCGTGCAAGGTGTTCCAGTCTCGAACGCCATGCTGATGGGCCAGCAGTTCCAATGCCGCACTGTGCGACAGCGAAACGCCCTTCGTTTTCAAGTCTTCCCGCAGGCGTCTCGCCTGCGCTTTCAGCTCTTCAACCGGAGCAACGGTTCGGGATCGTGTCATCATGTGCCTCGTTTCCTTGAACGGGCGCGAAGTCAGGACGGGGCTCGCATTTCCATCCGCGCGCCGGGAAAGGGCAACAGATGTTTTTCAAACCGGGTTTCACCAAAGCCAATGGCCGCGAACGGCAGGGGACCCGAACCTGAGGTGCCTTTTGGCAGCGGCCGGGCCGTCTGTCAATCAGGCGTCTGCCTGCGCCGCCTCATAGGCCAGCATGGCACGCTTGACAGGCAAGCCCCAGTGATAGCCCCCCAGACCACCTGATTTGCGCAATGCCCGATGGCAGGGGATCAACCAACTGACCGGGTTGCGGCCAACTGCCGTTCCAACGGCGCGAACGGCTTGCGGCGAGCCGATTCGCTGGGCGATCTCGGAATAGGTCGTGACCTGCCCGGACGGGATATGCATCAGCGCTTCCCACACCTTGATTTGCAAAGGTGATCCGATCAGGAAAACCGGTGTCGGCTCCAACCGGTCGCTGGCAGCGCCAAAAGCACTCAGCGCCCAAGGACGCAGGCGCATCGGATCTTCGACAAACGTCGCCTTGGGCCAGCGCGAGATCATGTCTTCCATCGCGGCCTCTTCGCCAGTCTCGGCACCGAAGGCGATGCCGCAGATGCCCTTGTCGGTTCCCATGACCAGCGCAGGGCCAAAGGGGCATTCGAACCACCCCCAATAGATCGTCAGGCCTTCGCCCTTGCGGGCATATTCGCCAGGGCTCATCGATTCCCACTTCAGGAACAGATCATGCAGACGCCCGCTGCCGGACAGGCCCACATTGTGGGCCGTTTCCAATGTCGTAAACCGTTCACGCAACAATGCCTTCGCATGGCCCAGCGTCAGGTATTGTTGATACCGTTTCGGTGACACTCCGGTCCAACGCGAGAACAAACGCTGGAAATGGGCCGGGCTCATATCCATCTGGCGTGCCAGTTCATCAAGGCTCAGGCCTTCACCGCCCTGATCGATCAACTCGATTGCCCGGCGCATGACGTTGTAATGATAACCGCTTTCTGGGGTCTGGACGTTCATGGTTCCACCTCATCATCTGACAAAACCATAGCGCGACGGCCACGCTGCCGCGACCCGGAACTTGCGCATTGGCTTTGTGCTTGTGTCAGGGCGCGGTGGACGGCATTAAGGCCCGGATGGCAAAGCAACTCGACTATCATACGATCCGCGAGATTTTCACGCGCTTTCAAGAGGCCGACCCTGAACCCAAGGGCGAGCTGGAGCATGTGAACGTCTATACTCTGGTCGTCGCCGTGGCCCTTTCGGCGCAGGCCACGGATGCGGGCGTCAACAAGGCGACGCGCGAGTTGTTCAAGATCGCCGACACGCCGCAAAAGATGCTGGATCTGGGCGAGGACGGCCTGATCGAGCACATCAAGACCATTGGCTTGTTCCGCCAGAAGGCCAAGAACGTCATCAAGCTCAGCCGTATCCTGGTTGACGAATATGGTGGCGAGGTTCCCAATTCCCGGGCTGCCCTGCAATCCCTTCCGGGTGTGGGCCGCAAGACGGCCAACGTGGTTCTGAACATGTGGTGGCGGCAACCGGCGCAGGCGGTGGACACCCATATCTTTCGCGTCGGCAACCGCACCGGTATTTGCCCCGGCAAGGATGTGGAAACGGTCGAACGCGCCATCGAAGACAATATTCCCGCTGACTTTCAACTTCATGCGCATCACTGGCTGATCCTGCATGGTCGGTACCACTGCAAGGCGCGCAAGCCGCAATGCCCGACCTGCATCATCCGTGATCTCTGCCAATTCGAGGACAAAACCCTATGAAGACTTATCAACTGACCGGCATCGGAAATGCCGTTGTGGACGTGATTTCCCAGGCCGATGACAGCTTTCTGGAGCTGATGGGCATCGAAAAAGGCATCATGCAGTTGATCGAACAGGAACGCGGCGAGGTGCTGTACGCCTCGATGGAAAGCCGCGTTCAAACGCCGGGTGGCTCGGTGGCCAATACCATTGCGGGCGCAGGCGCGCTTGGTCTGGATGCAGCGTTTATCGGCCGGGTACACGATGACGCTCTGGGCCGGTTCTACGCAGATGCGATGAACGAAGATGGCGTCGACTTCGTGAACCCGCCTGTTCCGGGTGGCGAATTGCCGACGTCACGCTCGATGATCTTTGTCTCGCCTGATGGCGAGCGGTCGATGAACACCTATCTGGGCATTTCCTCGGAACTGTCGTCTCAGGACGTTCCGGACGAGGTCGCTGGAAACAGCCAGATCATGTTCCTCGAGGGATATCTGTTCGACAAGGAAAAAGGCAAGGCGGCATTCCTTGAGGCCGCACGTGCCTGTCACAAGGGTGGCGGCAAAGCCGGGATTGCCATCTCCGACCCGTTCTGCGTGGAACGGCATCGGGTGGATTTCCTGCTGCTGATTGAAAACGAGCTGGATTTCGTGATCGGCAACGAGGCCGAGATCAAATCCCTGTTCGAGACCGACGACCTGGAAGAGGCGCTGCGGCGCACGTCGGCGATCTGCCCGCTGGTGGTCTGCACCCGCTCGGGTGACGGGGTGACGGTTATGAACGGTGATGCTCGCATTGACGTACCGGTCGAGAAGGTCGTCCCCGTTGATGCAACGGGTGCCGGCGACCAGTTTGCCGCCGGGTTCCTGTTCGGCATGGCGACGGGACGCGATTACGAGACCTGCGCCCGCATCGGCAATGTCTGCGCCCGCGAGGTCATCAGCCATATCGGCCCCCGCCCCGAGGCGAACATGCTGGAGCTGCTGAGGGAAGAAGGGTTGGTTTGAGGACGCGGGTTTCCCGGGCCTTTCTCCGGGAAAAAATGCGGTTCGACCCTGTGAGCGCGGCCTGAACACCGGGCCGCGGCGCCCCTTTTCTGCTGGCAAGGCTGGCACTGACAGCGTTATGCTTTTTGCATCAAAAAGGGGGGGCTGTCATGAGAGCACTGCTGTTCACGACGGGATCGCCATTCGCAAGGGCGGTCAGGATCGTTCTGGACGAACTTTCGCTGGATTACGAAAGGCGAGAGGAAATCACCACGCCCAGCGCCGAGCAACGTGCGCAGGCTACTCCGACATTGCAGGTGCCGACATTTTGGGACGGCGATCTTGTGCTGTGGGAAAGCGGCACCATCGCCGAATACCTGCTGTCGACCTATCCGGACAGGCCGCAGGCCGCGCCGAAACTGGCGCCCTTTGCCTTTCGGCCCGGGGACGCGCAGTGGCAGGACAAGCTGGTGTTCTCGACCATCCAGACCTTCGGCAACGCGGCCACGACCATCTCGCAAATGAAGTGGTCCGGCGTGAGCGTGGGCCAGAACACGCATCTTCAGCGGTCAGCCGAGAAGCTGGCCCATATCCTGGGCTGGCTGGAAGACCGGCTGAGTGGCGAGGACGGTTTCGTGCCGGGCTACCTGTCGATGAAGGATATCTTTCTGGCCGCCCATGTGCGTTTCGTGCAGGCCCGGCCGCTTGGGGTGGATCTGAAGCTGGACCGGTATGGCAAGGTTTCGGCGCTGCTCGACCGGCTGGATGCGCGCGGCAGTTTCAAGGCGAACCCGATCTGGTGGTGGGAACCGGGGGTCATCGGCTATGAGCCCGACGGCACGCCTGTCTACGAAAAACAGAATGCCTGAGCCGGGATCCCCGCGGAATTACGGCAGCCTTATTTAGCGCAGATACCCACGAAAGGCCTCCATGACACGCTCGTATACCACGCGTTTGAAGGGCACAATCTCGGCGATCAGGCGATCGGGGTCCTGCCATTTCCAGCGGGTGAACTCGGGGTGATCCGTCTGGATATCGATCTGGTCGTCGGTTCCCAGAAACCGCATCAGGAACCATTTCTGCTCCTGCCCGCGGAAGCGGCCCTTCCAGATCTTGGGCACGATGTCATGCGGCAGGTCATAGGGCAGCCAGCCCTCAGTCTCGGCCACGATTTCCACAAGATCGCCGGTTACACCGGTTTCTTCCCACAGCTCTCGCAAGGCCGCATCACGAGGGTCTTCGCCCTTGTCCACGCCGCCTTGTGGCATTTGCCACGCGTCCTCGAACCGGTCGTTGCGCTGACCGACGAAGATCTGGCCCTGATCGTTCATCAGCATCAGCCCGACGCAGGGGCGATAGGGCAGTTTGGCAATTTCTTCGGGGGTCATGCGCGGCCTCATCGTGTTGTTTCGCCCACCTCTAGCAATCACCGGCGCAACAGCAAAGAGGGTGACGTGGGGTTTCGCGTGACAAAGTTTACGCGAACGTCAATCTATCACGCAAATTCAGGAGGGAGAGTTTCGCCATGACTGTGTACCCAAACATGCTGGCACCACTGGATCTGGGCTTTACCACGTTGAAGAACCGGGTCCTGATGGGCTCGATGCATACCGGGCTGGAGGAAACCGGCGACTGGAACCGGGTGGCCGAGTTCTATGCCGCCCGCGCGCGCGGTGGCGTGGCGCTGATGGTCACGGGCGGCATCGGGCCGAACCTCGAAGGCTCGGTCCTGCCGGGGGCTGCAATGATGACCAGCGACAAGGACGTGGCCAATCATTCCGTCGTCACCGACCGTGTGCATCAGGCGGGCGGCAAGATCGCGATGCAGATCCTGCATGCGGGTCGCTATGCCTATGGGCCGAAATGCGTGGCGCCCAGCCCGGTGAAGTCGCCGATCTCGCCCTTCCCCCCCAACGAACTGGACGAGGACGGCATCGAGAAGCAGATCAGCGACATCGTCAACGCCGCCGTGCTGGCCCAAAAGGCGGGCTATGACGGGGTCGAGATCATGGGGTCCGAGGGGTATTTCATCAACCAGTTTCTGGTGACCCACACCAACAAGCGCACAGACCGCTGGGGCGGGTCCTATGAGAACCGGATGCGCCTGCCGCTGGAAATCGTGCGCCGCACCCGCGCGGCGGTGGGCACCGATTTCATCATCATCTACCGGCTGTCGATGATCGACCTTGTACCCAATGGTTCGACCTTCGAAGAAGTGGTGCAGCTGGCGCAAGCGGTCGAAAAGGCCGGGGCCACGATCATCAACACCGGCATCGGCTGGCACGAGGCGCGGATTCCGACCATCGCCACATCGGTGCCGCGCCGGGCCTTTGCCTGGGTGACGAAGAAGCTTATGGGCAAGGTGGGGATTCCGGTCATCACCTCGAACCGGATCAACACGCCCGAGGTGGCCGAGCAGGTGCTGGCCGAGGGCTGTGCCGACATGGTCTCTCTGGCGCGGCCGATGCTGGCGGATGCGGATTTCGTAGCCAAGGCGATGGCAGGTGACTCGGCCAGGATCGCGCCCTGCATCGCCTGCAACCAGGCCTGTCTGGATCACACTTTCAGCGGCAAACTGACCTCCTGTCTGGTGAACCCGCGCGCCTGCCACGAGACGGAGCTGGTGATCGAAAAGGCCGCCACGCCCAAGCGCGTGGCCATCGTGGGCGCGGGTCCGGCGGGCCTGTCCACGGCGATGACGGCGGCGGAGCGCGGCCATGGCGTGACCGTGTTTGACAAAGCCGACGAGATCGGCGGCCAGCTGAACATGGCCAAGCAGGTGCCGGGCAAGGAAGAGTTCTGGGGCTTGGTGGACTGGTACCGCACCATGCTGAACGATCTGGGCGTCAAGGTCGAACTGGGCCGCAAAGTCGGCGCCGACGATCTGGTCGGGTTCGACGAGGTGGTGATCGCCACGGGCGTCAACCCGCGCGACCCGCAGATCCCGGGCGAGGACAGCGACAATGTCGTGAACTATATCGACGTGCTGCGCGACAAGGCCCCGGTGGGCAAATCGGTGGCCGTGATCGGCGCGGGCGGCATCGGCTTCGACGTGTCGGAATACCTGCTGGAGGAAGGCCATTCGCCCACCACCGACCTGCCCTTGTGGATGAAGGAATGGGGCGTTGCCGACCCTGAACAGCACCGCGCAGGCCTGGCGCCCGAAGGCCCGCAGCCCGAGGCGCCCAAGCGGCAGGTCACCCTGCTGCAGCGCAAGAAGCAGGCGCATGGCAAGGGGCTGGGCAAGACCACCGGCTGGATCCACCGCGCCACACTGAAGATGAAGGATGTCAGCTTCGTGGGCGGCGTGAACTATGAACGCATAGACGACGAGGGGCTGCATGTCTCGTTCGGAGAAGAGCGCGCCGATCCGACCGTCATCAAGGCGGATACGATCGTTCTGTGTGCAGGACAGGTGCCCGAGCGGTCGCTGGCCGACGCGCTGATCGAACGCGGGATCACCCCGCATGTGATCGGCGGCGCGGACGTGGCCGCGGAACTGGACGCCAAACGCGCGATCAATCAGGGCACACGCCTTGCCGCAGAGTTCTGAAGCCACTCGTTCAGAGTGTCTTCAGTCCGACAGCGCGAGCTTTGCACCCAAGGCACCAAAAGCGGTTGCGAAACACCGCTTTATCCACGCCATCACAGCAGGGCGTCGGATCACATAGTCCCGCGCCAGTGCGGCGCATGCGCCATACCCGACAAAAACAACAAATGTCATGGCCATGAAGGCCAGCGCCAGTTTGGCCAGTTCCATTCCTGCATTTGCTGCATTCGCCGGCAGGAATTGAGGCAGAAAGGCCAGGAAGAATAGCGACAACTTTGGGTTCAAAACGTTGATCAGCGTTCCTGTCACGGCAATTCTAAAGTCGCTTTTTGCGGATTTCTCCGCCGCGACGTCCATGGCACCGCCGTCCTTCAGGATTCCCCATGCCATGTAGAACAAGTACAAGACGCCAAGATATTTGATGAGTTGAAACGCGACGGCACTGGTGTGCAGCAAGGCTGCAAGTCCGATGATGCTGGCCAAGGCCGCCGGAACGATCCCAAGTGTGCATCCTAAGGCTGCGGCAAGGCTTGCGCGAAACCCGCGCCCAAGACCGACAGCCAAAGTATAGATGACGCCGGTACCCGGCAGCAAAACAACAATCAATGATGTGATGAAGAATTCCAGCGACATTATTACCCCCTGCAAATGCAGGCAGATTCACTAAGTGCGCCGAAAATGTAAATGCCTTTCCCTCACATGAACCGAACGGACGGTTTCAAGGGCCTGCGGCTATTCAACGGTGATCGTAATCACCTCGGATACAATCGGCGGGGAATGCGGCACATGCCCGGCGTCGCCCAGAACCAATTGCAGGGTGTGTTGGCCCGGCGCCAGATCCAGCGTTACTTCGGTCTGACCGCCTCCGAAGTGCATGTGATTATCGTCGGCGGGCAGGCCATTGGCCAACTCATCTGCGCCATCCTCGCCTTCACCCAGCGGAGGACGGTCAAGCAACAGGTGGTGGTGCCCGGTGTTTTCTTTCTCGGTTCCGGCGGGCGCGACGCCCATGCCGCTTAGGCCAAAGACAACCGTGACCGGTGATTGCACGGTATCGCCATCCGACAGGTTGACGAAATAGACCTTTGCATCAGGATTCGATGGGGTCTCTCCTCCGGCATGCGCAAAGCCCACCGAAAGGCAAAGCGCAGCAATGGCGAAAAAGGTTCTCATGATCTCCTCCCTGGTCACAAAAATGCCATTCTCATTGTGAGATCTTAGCGCGATTGCCTGAAAAACACAGCATCACAATGCCTGAGGCGCGTTTGGAAACCACTGTTTCTACGTTTCCCATACGCAAACGATCCGATTCAAATCCCTGATATTATCCCATGTCTGCCCCGTTTCCGCCCAGATTCAGCGCCATAGTCAGTACGGAAATCAAGATCTGGGGAACGAGTATGGACCGACTGACCGAAATGGAAGCCTTCGCCAATGTGGTGGACCAGGGTGGCTTCACCGATGCGGCCAAAAAGATGGGCATCTCCAAATCAGCTGTGTCCAAACACGTATCAAGCCTTGAGGCGCGCCTGGGAGCGCGGCTGTTGAACCGCACCACGCGCCGGGTTTCACCAACGGAAATCGGGCTAGCCTATTATGACCGCGCGCGGCGCGTGTTGAATGATGCCGGAGAAGCGGATTCACTGGTCACGTCAATGCAATCGGCCCCGTCTGGTCTTTTGCGCATCAGCGTTGCCACGGATTTCGGCGTCAATCACCTGTCACCTGTTCTGTCCGAGTTCCTTGCAGCCTACCCCGACATCACTGTGAACATGGTTTTGAACAACCGCTATGTCGAGCTGATTTCCGAAGGATTTGACGTGGCCGTGCGTATTGGTGAGCTGGAAGACAGTACACTGCGCGCCCGCAAACTGACCGAGACGGTCAAACGCATGGTCGCCGCGCCCAGTTATGTCGAAAGGTTCGGCCGGCCGCAGAAGATCGATGATCTGAACGAACACAAGCTGCTGCATTATTCCAGCCAATCCTCGGGCAATGTCTGGAAACTGACCGCGCCATCCGGCGAAAAACGTCAGGTTCGTACCGCCGGGTGGTTGAGTGTCAATGATGGCCAATCCCTGTTGAACGCAGCGGTTTCCGGCCTGGGTATCGCATATCTGCCCAGCTATCTTTACGCTGAAGCCCTAAAGGCCGGGCTGGTTGTCGATGCAATGCCGTCCCTGCCTGACGAAGTTCAAGGCGTTTACGCTGTCTACCCGCCGGGCCGCTTTACGCAACCCAAAGTGCGGGCCTTCATCGATTTCCTCGTTGATTCCTTCCACGGGAAGGGTCCGATGGACTGGTAATTTCTCCCTGAAGACCAACCTTTGGCCCGCATGTAAAAGTGCGGGCCTTTTTTTACGGGTCGATTACTGACAGTCCCATGGACCGGGCGGAAGTGCGCAAGCTGTCCGTCAGCACATTCTGACCCGGCGGTGGGGTTTCGGAACTGCGTGCCAACAGGGCGATATCGCGATTTGCATTGGCGATGGACAGCGGTCGCAAGCGCACCTCGTCGCGGTAGATCCCCTGTCTGCGAGCATAAAGATCAGGCAGTACCGCAACACCAACACCCGAAGCCGCCATCAGAACAATGGAATCAAGCGTCGTGCCTTCATACTCATCCGAAACAACCCCACCGCATTCCGCCGCCAATGCATAGACGATGCGCGACAGGCGGTGGCTTTGATCCAGGGTGAGGAAGATCCGGTTCTGAAGATCGGTGGCACTGACACCCTGCAAATCCCGCGCCAGAACGTCATCAACGGCAACCGCGACCCAAAGAGGTTCGTTGAACAACCGGTGTTGCACGGTATTCGGATGGTCTTCGGGCGTGGACAATATCAGATCAAAGCGACCGGATTTCAGACCCTGTTCCAGATCCAGTGTGTTTTCCTCGCGCACCACAATGCGCAATCCGGGGCGAATCCGGTGCACCTGTTTGATGGCTTGCGGCAACAGATAAGGCCCGATCGAAGGCAAAACCCCCAGTCGCAATCGTCCTCCGACGGGCATATCGTTCGACATGGCGTGGCGCAGGTCCTTGACCTCTGCCAGGATCTTCTGTGCGCGCAAGATGAACTCTTCTCCCTTCGCCGTCACCTGGATACCACCACGGTTACGCTCAAAGATCCGAACGCCAAGCTCTTGTTCTACAGTCGCAATTTGCGTCGACAGGCTGGGCTGGCTGACATTCAGCACCTCGGCTGCCAAACTGAATCGCCCAAGGCGACTGACCGTAACGATGTATTCCAACTGTCGTAATGTCGGGCGCATTTCATAGCCTAAAACTATTTATAACTTAGAAAGATAGTATTTGGCGAAATCTGTTTTGCAAGGCACCTAACCCAAAAACGAGGGATCAGGAGTCAATTATGCCCGGAGTGATCGAGACGCTTTCCAGCAACCTGCTGGTGCCGACCATATTGTTTTTTGCCCTTGGGCTTCTGGCGGCCTTTGTACGCAGTGACCTGTCCATTCCGGCGGGCGCGGCCAAGTTCATGTCGCTTTACCTGCTGCTGGCCATCGGGTTCAAAGGCGGTGCCAGTCTGGCCGCGCATGGCATTCACCTGCAACTGTTCCTGACGCTGCTGGGCGGTGTCGCCTTGTCCTTTGCCATCCCCTTCGTGGCCTTTGGCCTGCTCAGGGTGATGACACGCCTGGATGCGCTGAACGCGGCGGCGGTGGCAGGGCACTATGGTTCGATCTCGATCGTCACCTTTGTTACAGCCACCAGCCTGCTGGATCTGGTGGGGCTGACCCATGACGGATTCATGGTGGCCGTTGCGGCTGCGATGGAGGTGCCCGCAATCCTGTCGGCGCTTTGGTTGGCACACAAGACCGGAAGCAAAGGCGTCAAGGATGACAAGCTGTGGCGCGATCTGCTGGCCAACGGCTCGATCGTTCTGCTTACCGGTGCCTTCCTGATCGGAGCCATCACCGGCGGTGAAGGCATGCAGATGATCGCGCCCTTCATCGTGACGCCTTTCACCGGAATCCTGTGCCTGTTTCTGCTGGATATGGGCTTGTCGGCAGGGCGCAGCCTGATCAGCAACCGAGA
It encodes the following:
- a CDS encoding hydrogen peroxide-inducible genes activator, with amino-acid sequence MRPTLRQLEYIVTVSRLGRFSLAAEVLNVSQPSLSTQIATVEQELGVRIFERNRGGIQVTAKGEEFILRAQKILAEVKDLRHAMSNDMPVGGRLRLGVLPSIGPYLLPQAIKQVHRIRPGLRIVVREENTLDLEQGLKSGRFDLILSTPEDHPNTVQHRLFNEPLWVAVAVDDVLARDLQGVSATDLQNRIFLTLDQSHRLSRIVYALAAECGGVVSDEYEGTTLDSIVLMAASGVGVAVLPDLYARRQGIYRDEVRLRPLSIANANRDIALLARSSETPPPGQNVLTDSLRTSARSMGLSVIDP
- a CDS encoding LysR family transcriptional regulator, with the protein product MDRLTEMEAFANVVDQGGFTDAAKKMGISKSAVSKHVSSLEARLGARLLNRTTRRVSPTEIGLAYYDRARRVLNDAGEADSLVTSMQSAPSGLLRISVATDFGVNHLSPVLSEFLAAYPDITVNMVLNNRYVELISEGFDVAVRIGELEDSTLRARKLTETVKRMVAAPSYVERFGRPQKIDDLNEHKLLHYSSQSSGNVWKLTAPSGEKRQVRTAGWLSVNDGQSLLNAAVSGLGIAYLPSYLYAEALKAGLVVDAMPSLPDEVQGVYAVYPPGRFTQPKVRAFIDFLVDSFHGKGPMDW
- a CDS encoding sodium-dependent bicarbonate transport family permease, producing the protein MPGVIETLSSNLLVPTILFFALGLLAAFVRSDLSIPAGAAKFMSLYLLLAIGFKGGASLAAHGIHLQLFLTLLGGVALSFAIPFVAFGLLRVMTRLDALNAAAVAGHYGSISIVTFVTATSLLDLVGLTHDGFMVAVAAAMEVPAILSALWLAHKTGSKGVKDDKLWRDLLANGSIVLLTGAFLIGAITGGEGMQMIAPFIVTPFTGILCLFLLDMGLSAGRSLISNRDKLSVGLFAFGVLMPLIGAFMAWAVGAVIGLPQGSLFLFMVLSASASYIAVPAAMKIALPKAEAGIYLTLSLGVSFPFNITVGLPLYLWWVS